TTTTTAAGTTTAGTTACTTATGATTTAATATGTTGTCAGAGAATGAAGACAAAGAGATTGAAAGATTTTCTGATAGGAAACGCAAGACACATAACAAACGTGAAGCTCTTGCATCATATCTCAAATTAACCCCTTCGAATTTCCCTGCTGAACTGGTACAAGGTACTGTCTTGAACATACTTCTGTACAGTGAAATTTATTGTCAGCTCTACGTTTCCAGCATAGTAACCATGATATTCTGTTCCTTTTAGGTTCTAGAAGGGGGCAAGTAAGCAACAAGAAACTCCGCTGGGATAAAGATTCAGGTTTGACAACTTCCACAGAATTAATGGATAATATCCTTTTTGCTTCTTCATGAAATAGTATAGTACTTGAGAAATCTCCTTTTCAAGACTATTTCCTGTAGGGTAGCAGCACAAATAACTGAAGAGAAACTTGCTACTGCTAGATGTTACTCAGTTatagttcaattttttttaacgtGGATTCTACCTCTGTGTTTGACAGATGAGCATGCTTTTCAAGTGTTTGAGAAGCTTGAAGAGAAACACAAGGCAAGGCATCATAATCATCTCTTTGTCATATTCTTGTTTAACCTTTGTATATAATGTTCATTTGGCAAGCATGTCTGAATTTTGTTTGTATCATCACTGGCTTGGAAATTTGACTGTTTGTTTTCATCATACTATTAAACTTCTGCCAACAAGAGAAGCATGTCAATTTGTTTTTCTACTATTTCTTAGTCCATCATATTCATGGTGGTTGTAGGATGGAAGCAAGGTGGAAAAGGAAGGCGAtgacgaggaggaagaggaagaggaagaagtgcaagaggaggaagaaaattcAGATGATGACTATAATCAGGTGCGTACCACTGAATTTCATAGCTGGGGTTTCTGTAAGCTAGAGCAGGGGATCTTGGTTTGTGGCTTGAGAAACATGTATAATTATCTTTTATATCACTTTGATACCTTGAATGCCACCCTTGTAGAATATTGAGtttgatgacgacgacgatgattgGAACCAAGAGGAAGAAGCACGTAAGTTTCCATTGAATCATATGACTACTAATTTTCTGAATCGAACTCCTGTCCGTTTCTGAAGCTTCTGACGAAACAATTGTTTGTGTAAACAGATGAAGATTACTACGATTAAGTGCGGATGGCCAGATTtttgctttcttttcttttcatttgcaACTCATCCAGCAAATTTGTTGGGAGTAGTACCTACCTAGGCTATTGTAGAGCAATATTTGCgctgttcttttcttttcaaaatggTACATGCTTTGTCAGAAACTCAGACCTATCAGAATAGTAAGATACACCGTTGCCAACTTTTGTGTTGCACCCTGCCTCGCTGCAAACAGTGACGGGATATGCAATGGGGTGTAGTTTATTTGCCAGGTTTTTGTCACCCTCCAAGAATAGGATTTGATCCACCGTTCATGTCAGACTTCAGAATTTGGTCCACCGTTGCTTCATGACTGGACATCGTGTTGTCTTCCCATGTCGATAAATGCTTTCCAATATGCTACAAGGTTACGGGCGAATACGCAGATGGACTTCTCTGAatgatactccctctgtttcaaattataagtcattccaaaaatcttggagagtcaaagtttttgaAGTTTGACTAAATATATATAGCAaggtaataacatttatgataccaattaagtatcattatactctttgttagctatatttttatagtatatttatttgatttcataaatttttgtatttctatctataattttgatcaaactttgaGATAGTTTTGTTAGGTTGATCTCCACCAGACTTGGCTCAACAGCCATGTCTGGGCCCtactcgcgccctgatcgggggcgcccagcccaagaaATGGCTGGTGGCCCCCCGTTGCGCAGCCCCATAAAAGGAGGTGGAGACCAGTGGCACAAGACACGAGGTTCACCGCTGCCGCCAGTGTTCCTCACCTCAGACCCTAGACCGATCGATAGAGAGGGCTGAGAGCGACGGAAAGCGCCACCGGCTCACCGTGACGTCACTGCACCGCGtctccgccgcccctgcgtcacTCTCGACGACTCCGGCGTCCAACGGCCATCACTACACCGATCGTCGCCGCCCCTGCGCGGATCTTCACCGAGGAAAGCGAGATAGCAGGCCCCTCGAGCTCCACAGGAGAAGGTCCTCACCCTTCTTAGTTTCTGTTATTGTCCTAGATCTTGGACCCCTTGTACCATGTAAATAAAAGAGCAATGAAAACTCTCTCGATTGTGCACTGTGTGATCCAAAAGGTCTAACAAGTTTGACTCTTCaaaattcttgaaatgacttataatttagaacggatggAGTACAAAATTAGAAATGGCTCAGTACGCTGAAGTCCGCGTTTTCTGTACTACGACAGCAGCAATTATGCTCTTCTGTGCTTGATTCTGGCACGAAAAAGCCCATTTCCAGTGAAGGGTCGTACTCGAGCAAACTCTAAAACGGTGGCCTTTGCTCTGACGTATTGCGTACAATGTACTGGTCATATACTGAACAAACCAGAGGCCATCTCCATTGCCCTAGTGCAAGCTGCAGGGAGGCAGGGACACACCGAGAAGAACGGCAGCAGCTCGCGCACAAACTGACTGTACCGGCAGGAGGACGTAcgtacgcgccgccgccgtcatgcATGCGTGTCGGCAACGACTTGTCGCTCGTGGTC
This portion of the Panicum virgatum strain AP13 chromosome 2N, P.virgatum_v5, whole genome shotgun sequence genome encodes:
- the LOC120658615 gene encoding glutamic acid-rich protein-like; its protein translation is MSFRGRGRGGRGRGRGGGFGYDHPAKHVPHEDFPDTTLPEMMCVKMSNEEKALLMSTLKLEEFWRTSCYHLEEDAPKKKNEDKEIERFSDRKRKTHNKREALASYLKLTPSNFPAELVQGSRRGQVSNKKLRWDKDSDEHAFQVFEKLEEKHKDGSKVEKEGDDEEEEEEEEVQEEEENSDDDYNQNIEFDDDDDDWNQEEEAHEDYYD